The segment AGGTTGAAGTAATGTGTCCGAGAGCCAAGGAAGCAAAGAACGCAGACAGCCCCtagagctgggagaggcaggaaggtgcCTCCCCCAGAGCCTTTGGCGGAATGGCAGCCCACTGACGCCTTAACTTTGATTTCCAGTCTCCAAAAGTGTGAGAGAACAtgttctgttgctttaagccacccagtctgtagtaaTTTGATACAGCGACCACGAGAAACTAATGCACACTCCCACCTACTGCCCACAACCACGGGATtactttgaagcaaatcccagacagcATATCATAGCATCTACCAAAAATCTAGTATGTTAATCTCTGAAGAGTGAGGACTCTTTCTCTAACATGATCCGACTAATCTTTTATCATAGTAAAACTTCCCATTCCTTCATTTCATTACGTATTCAGCATTCTAATTTCCCCCAAGGTCTTGTTAAGGCTTCCTTCCTTACAGTTGGTTTCTTTGCATCAGGATCCTGGCAAGGCCCACACATTGCATTTGGGTGATaggaataaactttttttttcttttgagggaggttagctctgagctaacatctgccgccaatcctcctcctttttgctgaggaagactggccctgagctaacaactgtgcctgtcttcctctactttatatgtgggacacctgccacagcatggcctgacaaggtgtgggtaggtccacacctgggatctgaagaagcgaaccccaggccccagaAGCAGAACACACGGACTTAACCattgtaccaccaggccagcctcagaaATAAACGTATTTTGAAGACGTGGGggaatgggcacagatgtcaggcAGGAGTGAATGTGGGGGAATTGTGAGGAACTCCCAAAGCCCAGATCACACCCTTAGGTCACCGAGGTGGGCGTGGAGCTATGCGCAGTGCTGTCACCCTTGGTGAGGGAGACCCAGGGAGACTGCAGGGCCCTGCCCGACACCAGGAGCTCATAGGACGATGGAAGAGGCAGTGACCTTCACGTCTCTGAGAGGGTCACAGGGTTCGGTGGGGGCCCAGAAGAGAGTCCAGCTCCCCCTGGGAAGCTCCAAGGGCAGGACCTGAGTGTGGCCAGTGGGGAGGAGCTTGCCGGGCAGGGATAGCACACGTGcccaggcaggaaggcaggaggccCCGTCTCGCCCAGGAGTGTGATGGGGCTGGAGGGCGGTGGGAGGAAAAGGTGAGGAGGCCGCCCTGCAGGCCATGGGAGTCACTGAAGGAGTTCAAGAAGGGGGTGAGACTCAGATCTGCACTTTAGGAAACACTCTGGCTGTGAGCAGAGAACAGACTAGAGGGAGGTGAAGCCTCAGGCAGGAGCCCTGGGTCTGtctgctccctgccccaccccccactgtgGGGACCCTCACACTCAGGCCAGGAGAACTCAGTGTGCCAAAGCCCACAGTTTCGGGGAGAGTTACTCATTGGCCCTGGGGGTGGCTAAGCTGGAAATCACTTCTAACCCAGGCGCTAGGGCCCAGAACGATGACTTTAGACACATTCGTTTTTATATAATTCATGCAGACAGTCTGGGCCTTGGAAGCCCGGGTCTGAGGGACGTTCAGTGAACTGAGAGGGAGGCTCATGCCCGGGGCCCACAGAGCATTAAGCCGCAGAGCGATGATGTGCCAGGGCTCATGGACGGGACGGGACAGCAGTGTCCCCCAGAGCAGAGCTCGGGTCTgttttgttcttcattccttccccTCAACCCAGAACATGAAAGAGTCCATAGTAGACATAACAGCTGctcaaaaatgtaagaaaaacatttttacagTTAGAAGAATAATGGCtctcaaaggaaaacaaaaatctcttcCGCCATTACCGACAAAGGTAGCTGTTTACTGTGAACACCTGAGAGTGTCAGATACGAAGTTCTGCACTTGACTCTCGGGTGGCTCTGTGACAGAGGTTGTATGACAAAGTCTGGAAAAGATCAAGGAGACCACATGATCTATGttgtccttttttatttcattttcattccaaaaAAGAGACAGGatagaaagagattaaaaatcTGATTTCATATTTGATcctaaagaaaaagatataactaAATCTGTTCATAGTAACTGTTATATATCTACCATTAAAACTTGGGAATAATGTATTGGCCCCACAATAGTCAGGATCTATATTTAGATCAAGCACTTCATTGTTGGAAAACTGCTGAAGATCACTCCTGCATGTGCCGGGGGCCAGGCCTGCTTTATTTTAACTGGAAAATCTCCTTTACTTTTGCTAAACATTTCTCATCCATGGGAGGCTTCCTCGGGCTGCCAGGCTGCAGAAACTTCTTCACGGTGGGCAGGTTGCTGATTCTGGCTTTCAGGGCCTGCAATACACAAGAGCACAGCCTCAGAGTGGAGGCAAAGACCAAGCCCGTCATTAGCACAAGCCAGGGAATCTGAGACCCTCCTAGACGAGGACCACCTGAGTCTCCTCCATCGGCACCAGCAGGAGGCCGGGAACAGACATCCCATGAGACATGACGATAAGAGCAAGAAAATCCAGCTCAAGTGCATTTTCTTCCCTGTCTTCTTCCCTACACACTAATCCTGTGGATTCATGTCTCTTGGGCAACACAAGAAACAGTAATGTGTCTGCGCAACATCAGGACACATAAAGTCTCCAGTGAGGAAAGGCAAAGATACAGGAAAAGTGGGCAGGACCTGAAGACAGGAAATATAAAAGGTAAACCATGAGGCCAGTCAAAACCAATTTGCCcaccaagggagagagagaaatgaggagggGGGCAGACTGTGCGGAGAGAAACACAATGCGTGAACGGAGGAGCAGGAGCCGAGGGGAGGACAACTGCTCACAGACTCAGGTGTGGAAGGAGAAGGACACTCCTGGGTAAAGGGAATCACAGAGAAAAGAGGACAGAATCCGTAATAGAACAGAGGCCTGGGAGAGAGGAGCTGATCCTGGGTGCCTCTCATTGTAAAAGACAAATCATCCTCTTGGGGCAGCATCCACTCAGATTGCTTTGACATAAGGAGATTCTTCTCATGCCTCAGACCAGGGCCTAGGAGCTAATTTTGGAGACGGGAGGGCAGCAAAGGCCTGGACAAGAATGGGGACCCAAGAGGCCAAATATTAGATTCCAAGAGGAGAAGTGTGGGCCTTCCATCTTGAGGGCTGTGAAAGAGATCACCTTCAGCAGAGGGAAGTTGGCCAGAAGGTTGGGGTCAAGCTCTTCAACAAGGTAGAGAAGTTCAACCAGATGAATGTCAGCTCTGCTCAGCCTGTTGCCAACCAGGTAGTCTTGTCCGTGGCTCTTTAACACCTGGCGAATTGGAGGAATAGCATTATGAACACAGGCAGAGGCAAGCTTGGccccctgctcctcccagctctgtccagcccgctctccctcctctgctgccTCACTGGGCGGATGTGGAGCTTCAGACCTTCTCCACCGGCCCTGAATCCCTGACACAGCGGGAGGAGTGGGCTCTGCTGTTCTTCCCTCACTCCTCAGCTGAAGGCCAGGTTcccattttcttttccccttcccacATCTCTGGGGCTCCCTACTCGCACCATCCACTGGGCCAAGGGCTTAGCACCTGCTGCAACATGTTTCTGTTGGCCCCACACCCTAAACTCTGCAGCCCTGAAACTTCAGGATATGGCTCTtcatctgtgtctctctgtctctctctccacacttatctttctcctccctcccttgggCAAAGTCTCCACCTTCACGTCAGCCTTCCTCAGTCTTCAGCAGACTATTTTAGAGTCTACCTTTCTCCTCTAGGCTGCTCTCCTCATTTCCTGGTCTATCTCTCTGGCACCTGAAATTACCCCGGGTCACCTCAACTCACCATCCCCTTACAACAATGGCTCTGACTCCTACCCGACCTGTGTCTGTCAATAACATTGGTGGAATATGTTCTAATTTGCCTGCTGAAGTGAATGGGGTGTGACTGCACTGATGTCTGCACCTGCTTTCAAATGCAGCAAAAAATAGTGTACTTGATTGGAGcagagaaggatggagacagaTATGATTAAGCAAACGTCATAATTAAAGATTAATTTTTGAATGTAGGTGATTCGTATCTGTCAATTGATAGTATAGGTCTTTCAACTTTTATGTAATTTGAATTATAATAAAACATTGCAGAAAATATGtgatctttattaaaaatattgcaaaCACATGGAAATCatagacaaaaagagaaaaaacatggCTGAACCAACTGAAGACCACAACATTGTGGCAATTACCCCTTCAGACTGTGTATGCATATAGAAGTAGggataaaaaatgaagaatatattGAAGAATCAAATGCCATATTGTGATTGTGCATCTATCTTTTATGTCATCACAGGGCTCTTTGATCTCAGAGGACAGATGTCCTCAAACTGCAGTGACTGAGGAGCTTGTCACCATGTGAACCTGCTAAACTCTCAGCACCACAAGGGCCAGGAGAGTGGATTTTCTGATTACTATTAAACTCTTCCCCACGTGAACAGGAGCTGACATAGTAGCAATTGAATgcatatttgttgactgaatgaaagaATTATTTGATGCTTTATAACGATGAGTGTGTCAGTGTTAAtccttttatttatatgtaaGCCTCGTATATCTCTTACAATCATTTTTTGGTTCCTGATTTTTATTTAGCATGATTTCAGACAGTTTTGATCTTGAAATGTTCCGCTTTCCCTTCAAAGAGAAACATTAATTAAGCTAGTACTATGTGTAATGATGGAAATTTATGTCCTTAGTTTACATGACTTTCCTAAACGTCTAAGCAGATGCCCCCCCAAATTATAGATAATTTTCCCTTAACATTACTTCATCTGTCATTTTCTCTCCGTCCCACCACCCCATCTCTCTTTAGACACATCTCATCCATTCCCTGAAACTCTACCACATTCTCCTGATGGGCAGCTCGTCTCAAGCTGCCCTTTATAAGTTGCCAGAATATTTTCTGATGTGTTGCATTCATCGTGTTCCTCCTGGAACATAACCCTCTGTATGATGTTCTGTGGGATCTGCTCCAGTCTCTAGTGTGGCTCCCAGAGGCTTCCACAGCCCAAGATCCAAGACCATGAAATTCCAGGGAATAGAGAATTGTAGATTGGGTCCTAGTAAATTGAAGTATTGGTGGAAAATAATAACTTGGGTAAAACTGGCACAATTATTCCTCACAGTGGATTTTTGGAAAATGCCTTGAGAGTCAGGATGCTCCATTGACTAGTATTCAAAAGGGCTCACTGGAGGTGAGGGTCAATGCCGCAGGAATGCCCAGGCACTCCTTTTCTTACTCCTCTAATCGCAGTGCCCCCAAGATTCTGAACAGTGCACTCACTTTTTCAAACGCAGGCAAATAACGATTTGCTATTTTGTCTTTCATCTGGGTCATCTTGGCAGCTTGTTCGTTGGGTGGGCTTATGGACCAAAAAAGGTACATTTCATTCAAATCTGCCACACCTTCTACGTACATGtcaatcctgaaagacaaaaatgaccGAAGTGTCAAATGTCTCCTGCCTTAGATTCTATAgctgaaaaatgtaaaagaatgggGTGTCATAGGTGGCAAATGAATTCACCTCCATTGGTTGCATTTTTATAGGCCAGTCATGGCCATGACTTTTACgtaattttcacatttcattctACAACAAGCTATCGTGGTAGATATATGTCCAAAATTTTTGCTATACACGTGACCAAATATAAAGTCTCAGATTATGGGTGACCTTGCCTGAGTCACAGGCATGAGAGACTTTGGTGGAATCACTGCAAGTGACCACTGAAACTCTAGCTAGAGTTTGCCAGCTCTGCTGGGTTTGTTCAGTGCACAACTCAGTGTGATTCACATAGCCAAAAACCTGCCACTTAACTCACCTCCAGAGAGAGTCCCTGTCACAACCATCTCAGtcatgtctctctccctctcatcctcTTACACTACCCAGCCTCACTTATGCCCAATGTCAGCAGATCTTCCAATGACTTTCCATAGAACATGGTTCCACAGCCCTCTCCATGTACTGTTGTCCGACACTGGCCATGTTTGCATTTCTCAAGACCTCACCTAAAGTATCCCCTGAAATGGTGTAATTCCTTATACACATCCCACCAGTCCATGAGCCTGGGTTTTTTTGCTTGTGTTCCAAACAGAGCTTCCTAtaagaatttctaaaaataaaagctttattgacatataattccACTACCATAATGTCATCCAATTCAAGTGtacaattttgtgatttttagtAAACTCACAGAATTCTGTACCATCGCCACACTCTAATTCAGAATATTATCATCCCTCCCAAATGAACTCATATGTGCCTTCACAGGCATTCTaattcttccttccctccagccccaggcaaccactcaactactttctgtttctatggataaGAATGTTCCtgaggccggctccgtggccgagtggttaagtttgcgcactccattgcagcggcccagggttcggatcctgggcgcagacatggcaccactcgtcaggtcacattgaggtggcgtcccacatcccacaactagaaggacctgcaactaaggtatacaactatgtacgggggcgttggggagacaaagcagaaaaaaaagaaaaaagattggcagcagttgttagcccaggtgccaatcttaaaaaaaaaaaaaaaaaaagaatgttccagACATTATGTaatgtggaatcatacaatatgtgccCTTTGTGTCTGGTTTCCTTATGTAGCCTAATgttgtcaaggttcatccatgttgtagcctgcaTCAGAGCTTCATTCCTTCCCATggacaaataatattccactgcatggcTGTACCACActctgttcatccattcatcacttgatggatGGTTGTACTGTTTCGACTTTTTGAAAATATGAGCAACATTGTTATGAACAGTTGTATACAGGTTTTAGAGTGGATGTATTTTTGATTCTCTTGGGTACAAACCTAgtaatggaattgctgagtcttATGTTAACTTTATGCTTAACTTTTGAACAACTGCCACAGTTCCTTAcaggattttaattttaatcacgTGGTCCCATCACAACAGAGAGCAGTCTCCCTCTCCCCGATATGGTTGTATTGACATAACCTGGCTGCTTCAGGTCTGTATCCAAACTCTTGATGTAACCCTAGCCGTTTGGGCTCAACCTCTGCTAATCGTTTTCAGATGGCCAGTCCACATAACTGGGTCATAAGATAGGTTCCAAGTCATCATTCTACTAATTTCTGGAACTTAGGAATTAGCTCCTTTGGGTCCTTCCCTAACCCAGCCTTATCCTCTAGACCCTCAGACACTTTGTCCCTTGTCTCTACCTGTGGGCTGGTGTCCAGCTCCTAAAAGCCTGAACACCTGGAGTCATGACTCCACCATCCTCCTGGTTTCTTAGTTGATCAGAGTTTTCAGATCTCTCTCACTGTGCCCTCTCCGTGGGCCGCATCCTCTTCTATAATCCCACTGGCTTGAGTCCACTGCAGGTTTCCTGTCCCTCATCCTCTAAGGTCTCTGCTGTACTGGACCTCATTCTATACCACCTAGGCCATGCTGCTGGTGACCATGATCCCCCTGACACGGTCCTGCTCCCTCAGGGAAGGACCTAAATTGTTCTTATCAATTGTTGatgaaagagcaggaaaaataCCGTACAGGGCTCTCTCCTTGATGTCTTTCCCATAGAGGTTGTATTTGGCGGCGATGTAGTTGAGAATGGCTCTGCACTGCACCAGCTTCATCCCATCAATTTCCACCATTGGCACTTGCTGGAACATCAAACTCCCatcttttgaaagaagaaaaggaaaagtagagtGAAATGTTCTATGGATC is part of the Equus caballus isolate H_3958 breed thoroughbred chromosome 20, TB-T2T, whole genome shotgun sequence genome and harbors:
- the LOC100056462 gene encoding glutathione S-transferase A1 isoform X3, with amino-acid sequence MAAKPKLYYFDGRGRMEPIRWLLAAAGVEFEEEFLETSKDLEKLRNDGSLMFQQVPMVEIDGMKLVQCRAILNYIAAKYNLYGKDIKERALIDMYVEGVADLNEMYLFWSISPPNEQAAKMTQMKDKIANRYLPAFEKVLKSHGQDYLVGNRLSRADIHLVELLYLVEELDPNLLANFPLLKALKARISNLPTVKKFLQPGSPRKPPMDEKCLAKVKEIFQLK
- the LOC100056462 gene encoding glutathione S-transferase A1 isoform X2, which produces MCAFPGVENPGDSIMAAKPKLYYFDGRGRMEPIRWLLAAAGVEFEEEFLETSKDLEKLRNDGSLMFQQVPMVEIDGMKLVQCRAILNYIAAKYNLYGKDIKERALIDMYVEGVADLNEMYLFWSISPPNEQAAKMTQMKDKIANRYLPAFEKVLKSHGQDYLVGNRLSRADIHLVELLYLVEELDPNLLANFPLLKALKARISNLPTVKKFLQPGSPRKPPMDEKCLAKVKEIFQLK
- the LOC100056462 gene encoding glutathione S-transferase A1 isoform X1; amino-acid sequence: MAAKPKLYYFDGRGRMEPIRWLLAAAGVEIGAPASLGGFSWGEVMDRLRGSHPPDRGHSSVNFCNAMERKNKNSFTVSAFQFEEEFLETSKDLEKLRNDGSLMFQQVPMVEIDGMKLVQCRAILNYIAAKYNLYGKDIKERALIDMYVEGVADLNEMYLFWSISPPNEQAAKMTQMKDKIANRYLPAFEKVLKSHGQDYLVGNRLSRADIHLVELLYLVEELDPNLLANFPLLKALKARISNLPTVKKFLQPGSPRKPPMDEKCLAKVKEIFQLK